The genome window ACTTCACAGGTACTCTGATAAAGTGTCAAAAAGAACTCCTGGAGTGACAGAATTTCTTACCGATGACCATTTAAATCTAAAAGACCTGACCATTACTTCATCAACAAACCCAAATTTAGATATTCTTTTATCAGGCGCTATTCCACCTAATCCAGCAGAGTTATGGATGCAAGACAGGACCAAAACCTTATTTGATGAGGCTAAAGAAAACTATGATCTCGTGATTGTTGATAGTGCACCTACTATATTAGTAACAGATACGCTACTGATTAATAAATATGCAGATGTAACTGCTTATGTCACGCGAGCTAATTATACAGATACTTCGTTATTAGAATTCGTTGCTGATACTATTGAAGATGGTAAGCTGAGTAATGTGGCAGTAGTAGTGAATAATGTGAAGTTAGTTAACTTTGGGTACGGTAATAAATATGGCTACGCTTACGGTATAGAAAAAAAGACTTTTTGGAATACTTTTATGAGTAGATTTAAAAAGAAGCGCAGCTTTGAGTAAAAGGCTGTAATTTTAAAGATCAAATACAAGCTTGTGGTTTTCCACAAGCTTTTTTATGGAGGAAATTTGTTTTTTCTTAATCTTAATTTCCTTAATCTTTTCCAAGTGAGATAATTTATGAGCATCAGTTCCCACGTACTCATACATTCCTTTATCCAAAAGTGATGTTGCTTTTGTAAAAGATTCCTCACCATAATGATCTGATAGGGAGAGCAAGTTGAGTTGTAGTTCAAACCCTCGCTCCTTTAGATCTTTAATCTCATCTATTGATTTGATGTATCTATAGCGTTCTGGATGCGCTAATATAGGAATCAAAGGCTTTTGACACATTTTAAACACCAATTCTTCCAAATGTTCAGGACGTTGAAAATAGGACAACTCTGTAAGTAGGTAGTTCTTATGAAGACACAGGTAGTTGCTTTTTTCTATAATTTCACCAAACTGCCCGTCCATCATATATTCTGATGCGGTATTTAAGATAAAGTCCCTTGCATCTGTAGGCTCTAAAGCTAACTTTGTTTCTTGGAAATTAGCCGTAATTTTAGCAACATCATTAAGGTAATAATCTTCCATGGTATGTGGTGTAGCGATAGCATTCTTTACACCTATGGCCTTCATGCCTTTAATCATCTCTAAAGTAGTATCTAGATCAGGTGAGCCATCGTCCATCCCTGGTAACAGATGATTGTGAATGTCGGTAATACCATCTAAAAGGTCTATCAGATGAATAGATTTATTAAAAAAGATCATGAATTAAAGTTTTAGAAGCTGTTGTACTTCTTGCATTTCATATTCAACAGGGAATAATTCTTCCATGATCATGATGTATTCCGAATTTCTTTTTAAAGCATTTTGTAAATGAAACTTTCCTTTTAGCAGATCTGCTTTTTTTAGATAAAGTCCAGCGAGTCTGTATTCCAGTTCCACTTCTTCTGGATAGAATTCTAATCCGCTTTCTATATTAGAAATAGCAGTATCTATTTCACCTAGATGGAGGAGGAGGTCACACCTGTTAATCCAGGTAGAAAGTTCATAATTACCTAGCTCTATAGCTCTGCGATAACCGTATTCTGCTTCTTCTACAAAATTAAGCCTTCTATTGATAGAGGCATACTTGGTCCAGTACAGCGCATTATCTGCATCTATCTCCGTGGCTTTCTCTATATAATTGAGGGCTTTTTGATAATCCAGCCTTTTGGTATAAAAGCTTACTATAGATAACCATCCTTTATCAAGTAAAGGATCTTCTTTAACGCATTGTTTGAAGTATTTAATAGCGTTTTCGTCAACACCTAATTTTTCAAAACATTTCCCCAATCGCAAATAGGCAAATGAGGTAGGGTCGTCTAGTGTAAGTGTAATTTGATAATTTTCAATAGCTTCATTATACCTGCCTAATTTCTCTAGAACTTTACCTTTTTCTAAATATGCTCCTACAAAATGATCGTCAGAAATAATAGCAAATTCAAATGCTGAAAGAGACTTTTCATACATTTTTAGGTCAAAATATTGTTTACCTACTTGATGCCATGCCACTTCACTATAAGGGTTCTTATCGAGAAATAGATTTAAGAAGTCTATAGCTTGCTGGTGTTCTTGTAGGAAATCAAAACAATAAATAATATTGTAAAGTGCCGAGTAGTCAGTGTCGTCCAGCTCTAAGCACTTCATGAAATTCACCTTTGCATTGGAATAATCTTCAATAAAAAGAAATTCCATTCCTATTAAATTATAGACATCTGCTTGATCTAGGGTAAGGTCCAAAGCCGTTTTAAGCAGCTCTATAGCCTTATCATGGCGTTCTGTCTTTGAAAAGATATTAGCCTTTTGAATATAGATTTCAGAATTTTGTGGTTCGATTTCAAAAAGCTCATTGAGAACCTGCTCTGCTTGAGAAAACTGATTGTCAAATATATACACCTCTGCTTTAAAGAGCCTTAAGTTAACCGCAGTTGGGTGCTGAGAAATCCCTAGACTTATGGCTTTACGAGCCAATACCATTTTACCTTCTTCTAGGTAATGTTCAATGATTTGATCAAACTCGTCACTGTCAAAGAATCCAACTTCGTTAGATTTTAACATGAGTTCAAATTTTTGGATGCTTAAATCTCCATCACTGTTTAAGTCAAATTGCATACGCAGAATATTAAGAATTCTAGTTCTACTAAGTTCAATTTTTTTGCCAAAGTCTCCGCAAAAACAAGATATCTCTTGTCAACAACTTATAAACAGATTGTTTTAAGAATGATGGGCATAAAACTCTTCGGTTACCTCTAGTAGTATTCTACAGGCAAAATCAATTTCAGAATTGGTAATGGTATAAGGTGGAGTCATTCTGATAGCTCGCTTTTCATAGAGTAATAAAAAGAAGATGACACCTCTGTTTCGGCATTCATCCACTATTTGAGTAGTGAATTTATCGTCTGGGAGTAAGGCAATAAGCATAAGACCTTTACCTCTTACCTCTAAGATGTTTTTGTGTTGCAAGCTTTCGCGAAAGCGAGATTCCTTATCACGCATCTCTTCCATATAAGTGCCACCTTCTATTTCTGTAAGCGTGGCAAGTGCTGCTGCTGCAATGACTGGATGCCCTCCAAAAGTGGTTATATGGCCCAACATAGGCGATTGCTTGAAATAAGACATGTGTGCCCTGCTGGTAGTCAAAGCCCCTATAGGAAGACCGCCAGCGAGCCCTTTACCTGTGATGACCATGTCTGGAACGATATGGTGTTGCATGAAGTAAAACATACTTCCCGTGCGACCTATACCAGGTTGGATCTCATCTATAAGGAGTAAAGCGCCCGTTTCTTTACAACGTTTACTCAACTCCTGCATCCAAATGTTGCTTGGAATCTTAAATCCAGCGCCACCTTGAATACTTTCTATGATGACTGCCGCGGTATTTGTAGTAATCAACTTCAGGTCTTGTAGACAGTTGAAGTTGATATGAGTAATGTCTGGTAGTAGGGGTCTATAAGGAGCTTTACGTTCTTCATAATCCATAAGACTTAGGGAACCCATCGTGTTCCCGTGATAGGCTTTTTTCATCGCGATAATCTGAGAACGTCCCGTCACACTGCGAGCCAGTTTTATGGAAGCTTCAACAGCTTCAGTGCCGCTGTTGACAAGATAAGTGGTTTCTAATGGGGCGGGAAGTAGAGATGCGATTTTCTTGCACAATTGCACCGCCGGTTCTTGAGAAAATTCTCCATATACCATGACGTGCATATAAGTGTCGACCTGTTTTTTTATCGCTTCTGTGATGACTGGATGGCAGTGACCTAGTGGCAGGGCACTAACACCTGCTACCATATCTAAGTATTTGTGACCTTGTTTGTCATAAATATAATTTCCTTTTGCATGATCTATTTCTATTCCAGGAGCAAAAGGAGTTGTCTGTGCCTGATAATGGTAAAAATCATCCTTCATTTTCTGCTTTCTTTTTTCTAATGCGATCAGGTGTGTCTGTAGCTCTTGTTTTTAGATCCTTTTCTTTTAACCTGGAATTCTCGTTGATTTCTAACTTTTTGTCTTGTTTGAAAAAGTCTTCTTCTAGTTTGGGTAAAGGGATCCCTTGAATAGGAACGAGTACTGGGGCTGGTTGTCCTTTAAAAAGGTCTTCCTTTGTTGCGATCATTTCTTCTCCGCGCCAAATAAAGCCTCTTAAGCTACGCGCATTTTCGGGCAGCTCATCTGGAGGATAGGTGATATCGTCAGGATTGTCAAAATTAGTAATAACGCTCATCTCCTTATCTTCAAAGAGGATCACCATTCTACCACTAGTTCCTTTATTAATTCCTATGAGTTGCTGTTTTTCATTACGAGAATAAATAAGATTCTCTACATTTTTATTGATGTGAACGACCTCAAGTTCACTAGAGTCATTAAACTTTCCAATGAGTTCTTTTCCTTTAATTTGGTTAAAACCACCGCTACTATCTTGATCGATAATAAAAGCGTTGAAGAATACGTGCAAGCTATCGAGTTTCTCCGTTTGAGTATTGCTTTGAATATGTATGCTGTCTCCTGTCATCTGACTTTTACCGCTCCATAAAACAGGTTGAGTAATCATCTTAGTAAGTCCGGTACTTTGTCTGGTGATAATCGAGTCACACCTACCGCTCAAATCACTTTTAAACAGTCGCACATCATAAAACCCTCTTACAATTCTATCGTCTTCAGGGCCAGTGACCATCAATTTATCGGCATGTATATAAAGACTGTCTTGATCTTGAATAGAAATAGCAACAGCTCTCTTGGTGATAAAAACAGAATCCTTTGCCCGATAAACCTCGGCATAATGTCCTTTTATAACGGACTTATTTATGGTGTCGGTCACCACTATATGGTTAGTAGCACTGGCAAATGATCTTCCCCTATTAAAGTACAAACTGTCTCCAGTTAGCGTACGATTGTTGTAATCTATTCTAGAGTTTTTAATAAAATAACCTTCATCTGCTCTGGTATCGTAAAAACCTCGTTCGCAATAAACGGTACTGGTTTCTCCTTTTATGGTAGATGGTCCATACATATACGTGTGACCAGTTTCTGTATAAAAATTAAGGTGATCACTATCAATAGTATATTCTGGATTGGTCACCTTTACATTTTCGAGAAATTGATATCTTTTCTCTGCAATAAAATAACGGCCTATCCTGCTTTTTAAAGTACTTGCAGTGTCTTTTACTGTTCCACCGCTTCGGTAATACGCCTGTTGTTTGGCACGATCAAAAAATAAGCTGTCTGTTTTTAAAGTAGTGCCAGGGTTTTTCATATCTACATTGCCACTGGCAAAAGCAAACTGCGTCTTACCGTTATACTCTGCATATTTAGAACTCATTCTTATAGAATCGCCTTGATTCATACGCACATTATCAAAGATCCTTATAAAATTATCTTTCCGATAAAAAACAGCTCTATCGCACCACATTTCAATGCCTTTATGTTGTACATATACTTGATTGTTGCCATTTCCAGCATAAACAACTGCTCCAGGGAAAAGCGCTTCATTTATTTGACTAAAGCCTCCTCCAGTTACCTTTATCAAGGAATCGTTTGCTTGTGTCTGACCTATACAAAGGTGGACATTACATAAAATAAGAAGCCAAATTAAATTTTTCAAATAGGTTTTTTTTCTGAGTTCAAAATTACAACACCTGATCAGAAATGAGGCGGCTTTTATAGGAGCATTATAGAGTTCGGTTTTTTACCTAAGTAAATCCAAGTCGCTATAAAAATATAATTCTTTTAGTTCAAGACTTGCAAAAGTTCGATAACTTTTAGTAATTACCCATAAACCAAGTGTCTGGCATGGTGTTTATGTTTTCATTGAAAACGGAAGATTTTGAAATGCTTCGCGTTCCTAAAGAACTTTCACTTAATTTGTTGATCTCGTAACGGATCAAATTCCAGCCTTCTTTAATTTTAAGGTTGTAGGAATCTGTCTTTAAATAGATTTCATCAGTACCATCTTCAAAAAGATGTTTAGTTTCTGATTCACCTTTAATAGAAAAAGGATCTTTTGCATAGATGTAATAATAATGATGACCAGTTTCTGCTACCGCATCTTTTGTTCCTATTACATAATTCACAAAATTTTGACTAGAAGCAGGATAGATATAGTCATTTTCATTAGTGCCAATAACTTCAAATCTGTAATATTTACCAGCAAAAGCCAGTTTTGCTTCTTTTCCCGTAAATGATAAAATGTCAGCGTTAGGAAAACTTTCTAATGCATTGGTGTAGTTGAGTTCATAAGCTGCAATAGGAGAAGTGTTATAAGCTTCAAAAGCTTTTTTTGTTATTTGATCAAAATCCGTAGGCAGTTCGATTTTAAAACGTCCATCTTCTTTTAGTACCCCTGCAAATAAGGGCTCGACAAAATATCCCATGATATTAATAGCGCCAGTGATGTCACTAGGGTTTTTAACGGTATCTTCTATGGTAAAAGCAGTACTTGAACTGGTTGGTTCAGGCACCTCTTTTTTGTCAGTTGACGTTCTACATCCTGCGATTGCTAGGAAGAGAAGTAGTAATAGAGGCTTGTACATTATCTGGTTTTATTAGATTTGAACATGGAATCTAAAATCAAATTGATTCCTTGAAAAATAAAAACTACCGCTAGGATGGCAAATGCTATTCCAGGTATTAAAAA of Nonlabens sp. Ci31 contains these proteins:
- a CDS encoding tetratricopeptide repeat protein, with the translated sequence MQFDLNSDGDLSIQKFELMLKSNEVGFFDSDEFDQIIEHYLEEGKMVLARKAISLGISQHPTAVNLRLFKAEVYIFDNQFSQAEQVLNELFEIEPQNSEIYIQKANIFSKTERHDKAIELLKTALDLTLDQADVYNLIGMEFLFIEDYSNAKVNFMKCLELDDTDYSALYNIIYCFDFLQEHQQAIDFLNLFLDKNPYSEVAWHQVGKQYFDLKMYEKSLSAFEFAIISDDHFVGAYLEKGKVLEKLGRYNEAIENYQITLTLDDPTSFAYLRLGKCFEKLGVDENAIKYFKQCVKEDPLLDKGWLSIVSFYTKRLDYQKALNYIEKATEIDADNALYWTKYASINRRLNFVEEAEYGYRRAIELGNYELSTWINRCDLLLHLGEIDTAISNIESGLEFYPEEVELEYRLAGLYLKKADLLKGKFHLQNALKRNSEYIMIMEELFPVEYEMQEVQQLLKL
- a CDS encoding aspartate aminotransferase family protein encodes the protein MKDDFYHYQAQTTPFAPGIEIDHAKGNYIYDKQGHKYLDMVAGVSALPLGHCHPVITEAIKKQVDTYMHVMVYGEFSQEPAVQLCKKIASLLPAPLETTYLVNSGTEAVEASIKLARSVTGRSQIIAMKKAYHGNTMGSLSLMDYEERKAPYRPLLPDITHINFNCLQDLKLITTNTAAVIIESIQGGAGFKIPSNIWMQELSKRCKETGALLLIDEIQPGIGRTGSMFYFMQHHIVPDMVITGKGLAGGLPIGALTTSRAHMSYFKQSPMLGHITTFGGHPVIAAAALATLTEIEGGTYMEEMRDKESRFRESLQHKNILEVRGKGLMLIALLPDDKFTTQIVDECRNRGVIFFLLLYEKRAIRMTPPYTITNSEIDFACRILLEVTEEFYAHHS
- a CDS encoding tyrosine-protein phosphatase, producing MIFFNKSIHLIDLLDGITDIHNHLLPGMDDGSPDLDTTLEMIKGMKAIGVKNAIATPHTMEDYYLNDVAKITANFQETKLALEPTDARDFILNTASEYMMDGQFGEIIEKSNYLCLHKNYLLTELSYFQRPEHLEELVFKMCQKPLIPILAHPERYRYIKSIDEIKDLKERGFELQLNLLSLSDHYGEESFTKATSLLDKGMYEYVGTDAHKLSHLEKIKEIKIKKKQISSIKKLVENHKLVFDL
- a CDS encoding OstA-like protein, which gives rise to MKNLIWLLILCNVHLCIGQTQANDSLIKVTGGGFSQINEALFPGAVVYAGNGNNQVYVQHKGIEMWCDRAVFYRKDNFIRIFDNVRMNQGDSIRMSSKYAEYNGKTQFAFASGNVDMKNPGTTLKTDSLFFDRAKQQAYYRSGGTVKDTASTLKSRIGRYFIAEKRYQFLENVKVTNPEYTIDSDHLNFYTETGHTYMYGPSTIKGETSTVYCERGFYDTRADEGYFIKNSRIDYNNRTLTGDSLYFNRGRSFASATNHIVVTDTINKSVIKGHYAEVYRAKDSVFITKRAVAISIQDQDSLYIHADKLMVTGPEDDRIVRGFYDVRLFKSDLSGRCDSIITRQSTGLTKMITQPVLWSGKSQMTGDSIHIQSNTQTEKLDSLHVFFNAFIIDQDSSGGFNQIKGKELIGKFNDSSELEVVHINKNVENLIYSRNEKQQLIGINKGTSGRMVILFEDKEMSVITNFDNPDDITYPPDELPENARSLRGFIWRGEEMIATKEDLFKGQPAPVLVPIQGIPLPKLEEDFFKQDKKLEINENSRLKEKDLKTRATDTPDRIRKKKAENEG